In Pseudomonas fluorescens NCIMB 11764, a single window of DNA contains:
- a CDS encoding FMN-dependent NADH-azoreductase encodes MNRVLAIHASPRGERSHSRRLAEVFLSAWQARHPQSQLTRREVGRALIPPVNEAFVAAAFYPEPEARPLSMQADLAFSDQLVGELLGHDVLVISTPMHNFSVPSGLKAWIDQVVRLGLTFNHTLDNGVAQYEPLVKGKKALIVTSRGGFGFGPGGELEAMNHADTLLRTALGFIGITDVTVVAAEGEESAERTFEISVTEAEQRLLTLAREF; translated from the coding sequence ATGAACAGAGTTCTTGCCATTCACGCCAGCCCACGGGGCGAACGTTCCCACTCCCGGCGCTTGGCCGAAGTGTTTCTCAGCGCCTGGCAGGCGCGTCACCCGCAATCACAATTGACCCGCCGCGAAGTCGGTCGGGCCTTGATTCCACCGGTCAACGAAGCCTTTGTGGCCGCCGCGTTCTACCCCGAACCCGAGGCACGGCCGCTGTCGATGCAGGCCGATCTCGCGTTCAGCGATCAACTGGTGGGTGAATTGCTGGGCCACGATGTGCTGGTGATCTCCACGCCCATGCACAACTTCAGCGTGCCCAGCGGCCTCAAGGCGTGGATCGATCAAGTGGTGCGGCTCGGGCTGACGTTCAACCACACGCTGGACAACGGCGTCGCTCAATACGAGCCGCTGGTAAAGGGCAAGAAAGCGCTGATCGTCACCAGCCGTGGCGGGTTCGGCTTCGGCCCCGGGGGCGAACTCGAAGCGATGAATCATGCCGATACCCTGCTGCGCACGGCGTTGGGTTTCATCGGCATTACCGATGTCACCGTGGTCGCCGCCGAGGGCGAAGAATCCGCCGAGCGCACCTTTGAAATCTCCGTCACCGAGGCCGAGCAACGTTTGCTGACGCTGGCCAGGGAGTTCTAG
- a CDS encoding ferritin-like domain-containing protein — MSDMHLSDVTTLRARARQNVENGAVTESYSADLDEVLRLLNESLATELVCVLRYKRHYFMANGLKAHVAADEFLEHANQEAAHADRLAERIVQLGGEPEFNPDLLSKNSHAQYVAGNSLKEMVYEDLVAERIAIDSYREIIQYIGEKDPTTRRIFEDILAQEEEHADDMADILKDL; from the coding sequence ATGAGTGACATGCATTTGTCTGATGTAACGACCCTTCGCGCACGGGCCCGCCAGAACGTCGAGAACGGCGCGGTGACCGAAAGCTACAGCGCCGACCTCGACGAAGTGCTGCGCCTGCTCAACGAATCGCTGGCCACCGAACTGGTCTGCGTCTTGCGCTACAAACGCCACTATTTCATGGCCAACGGCCTCAAAGCCCATGTCGCCGCCGACGAGTTCCTTGAGCACGCGAATCAGGAAGCGGCGCATGCCGACCGATTGGCCGAGCGCATCGTGCAGCTGGGCGGCGAGCCGGAATTCAACCCTGACCTGCTGTCGAAAAACTCCCACGCACAGTACGTGGCCGGTAACTCGCTCAAAGAGATGGTCTACGAGGACCTGGTCGCCGAGCGCATCGCCATCGACAGCTACCGTGAGATCATTCAGTACATCGGCGAGAAAGACCCGACCACCCGGCGCATCTTCGAAGACATCCTGGCTCAGGAAGAAGAGCATGCGGATGATATGGCGGACATTCTGAAAGATTTGTAG
- a CDS encoding SDR family oxidoreductase, giving the protein MSNTLFITGATSGFGEACARRFAEAGWKLVLTGRREERLNALCAELSKQTEVHGLVLDVRDRKAMEEAIANLPPSFAKLRGLINNAGLALGVDPAPKCNLDDWDTMVDTNIKGLMYSTRLLLPRLIAHGRGASIVNLGSIAGNYPYPGSHVYGASKAFVKQFSLNLRCDLQGTGVRVSNIEPGLCESEFSLVRFAGDQERYNATYAGAEPIQPQDIAETIFWVLNAPAHININSLELMPVSQTWSGFAIERNGAKA; this is encoded by the coding sequence ATGTCCAACACCCTGTTTATTACCGGCGCGACTTCCGGTTTTGGTGAAGCCTGTGCCCGTCGTTTTGCCGAGGCTGGCTGGAAACTGGTGCTGACAGGTCGTCGTGAAGAACGCCTCAATGCCCTGTGCGCCGAGTTGTCGAAGCAGACCGAGGTCCATGGCCTGGTGCTCGACGTGCGTGATCGCAAGGCCATGGAGGAGGCGATTGCCAACCTGCCGCCTTCCTTCGCCAAGCTGCGCGGGCTGATCAATAACGCCGGCCTGGCGCTCGGCGTGGACCCGGCGCCGAAGTGCAACCTTGATGATTGGGACACGATGGTCGACACCAACATCAAGGGCCTGATGTACAGCACTCGCCTGCTGCTGCCACGCCTGATCGCCCACGGCCGTGGCGCCAGCATCGTCAACCTCGGTTCCATCGCCGGCAACTACCCGTATCCAGGCAGCCACGTGTATGGCGCGAGCAAGGCGTTCGTCAAACAGTTCTCGCTGAACCTGCGCTGTGACCTGCAGGGCACGGGCGTGCGAGTCAGCAACATTGAACCGGGCCTGTGCGAGAGCGAATTCTCGCTGGTGCGTTTTGCCGGTGATCAGGAACGCTATAACGCGACCTACGCCGGTGCGGAGCCAATCCAGCCACAAGACATCGCCGAGACCATTTTCTGGGTGCTCAATGCGCCGGCACACATCAACATCAACAGCCTTGAGCTGATGCCGGTGAGCCAGACGTGGAGCGGGTTTGCGATTGAGCGTAACGGAGCCAAGGCGTAA
- a CDS encoding LysR substrate-binding domain-containing protein produces MFASLPLTALRAFESASRLLSFKAAAEELSVTPTAVSHQIRSLEGWLGVPLFERLPRQVRLTECGERLFHSLHGAFLEVAQSVDTLRPQRSGASLTISTTAAFAALWLVPRLGRFYARHPTISLRLDTHCEVIDLHQDASVDLVVRYSLDDYPNLYGLCLFDEAFGVYGSPGQVALALSGQAPTLISVRWHNSKLYAHGWAAWCAQSGETWLTGQPVVREYDEEHYALQAAIAGQGLVLASNILVSESVASGLLVAYRSDIQVQGAGYSALCVPGRERHPPVRAFFAWLQEEARLSGLLPGSQAAPAPTGKRMPL; encoded by the coding sequence ATGTTCGCCTCGCTGCCGTTGACCGCCCTGCGCGCCTTTGAATCGGCCTCTCGCCTATTGAGCTTCAAGGCCGCCGCCGAAGAACTGTCCGTGACGCCAACGGCGGTTTCCCATCAGATTCGTTCGTTGGAGGGCTGGCTCGGCGTGCCGCTGTTCGAGCGCCTGCCACGGCAGGTTCGCCTGACCGAGTGCGGTGAGCGTCTGTTCCACAGCCTGCACGGCGCTTTTCTGGAAGTGGCCCAGAGCGTCGACACCTTGCGCCCGCAACGCAGCGGCGCGAGCCTGACGATTTCCACCACGGCCGCGTTTGCCGCGCTGTGGCTGGTGCCTCGGCTTGGGCGGTTTTACGCCCGGCATCCGACCATCAGCCTGCGCCTGGACACCCATTGCGAAGTGATCGATTTGCATCAGGACGCCAGTGTCGATCTGGTGGTGCGCTACAGCCTGGATGACTATCCGAACCTTTATGGTCTGTGCCTGTTCGATGAGGCGTTTGGCGTTTATGGCTCGCCTGGACAGGTCGCGCTGGCCCTAAGTGGCCAGGCCCCCACGTTGATCAGCGTGCGCTGGCACAACTCGAAGCTCTACGCCCATGGCTGGGCGGCGTGGTGCGCGCAGTCCGGCGAAACCTGGCTGACGGGGCAACCGGTTGTCCGGGAATACGATGAAGAACATTACGCCCTGCAAGCCGCCATCGCCGGGCAAGGCCTGGTGCTGGCGAGCAATATTCTGGTGTCGGAGAGTGTGGCCAGTGGCTTGCTGGTGGCTTACCGCAGTGACATTCAAGTGCAGGGTGCCGGTTACAGCGCGCTTTGCGTTCCGGGCCGCGAGCGCCATCCGCCCGTGCGTGCATTCTTTGCCTGGCTGCAGGAAGAAGCTCGATTGTCTGGCCTACTGCCAGGATCGCAGGCTGCGCCGGCGCCTACAGGAAAACGCATGCCCCTGTAG
- a CDS encoding AGE family epimerase/isomerase: MPHSPRSASQPDLIALFSSVHQHFQDVIVPLWQGPGWNAELALPYEALDAGHLPLPPQRYRAMACARQLYLFSSLIGQIPGAEERAAALFRSLQQHFHDAEHGGWFYSIDPQGAPLDQRKDLYTHAFILFACAHYWDKVREPLVESVLNAVLEVVAQRFATGDGLYEACLERDWSSLNTGPLQNPLMHLAEAFLATLSVREDLAVQRALVELCTAMQKRFIDSQHGVLMEKPLGAVDNWFEPGHQFEWYFLLESSPLLRGSKLHASLERAFAYTEQLGVDQSSGAVRAMLTLDGQSKDGTQRIWAQAEYLRALTLRPHSKASVLRQLQALQQRSLHSEGWYECRNENGEVSRQDMPSTTPYHLATCYRGLADYLG; encoded by the coding sequence ATGCCTCATTCTCCCCGCTCCGCCTCCCAGCCTGACTTGATCGCTCTGTTCTCCTCAGTGCATCAGCATTTCCAGGACGTGATCGTGCCCCTCTGGCAAGGCCCGGGCTGGAACGCCGAACTGGCCCTGCCCTACGAGGCGCTGGACGCCGGACATCTGCCCTTGCCACCTCAACGCTACCGGGCCATGGCCTGCGCGCGGCAGTTGTATCTGTTTTCCAGCCTGATCGGCCAGATACCCGGCGCCGAAGAGCGTGCCGCGGCGCTGTTCCGCTCGTTGCAGCAACATTTCCATGACGCCGAACACGGTGGCTGGTTCTACAGCATCGATCCGCAAGGCGCGCCGCTGGACCAGCGCAAGGATCTCTACACCCACGCCTTCATTCTCTTCGCCTGCGCCCATTACTGGGACAAGGTTCGCGAACCGCTGGTGGAGTCAGTGCTCAACGCCGTGCTGGAAGTGGTTGCGCAGCGTTTCGCCACGGGCGACGGCCTGTACGAAGCTTGCCTTGAACGTGACTGGTCGTCGCTGAATACCGGGCCGCTGCAAAACCCGCTGATGCACCTGGCCGAAGCCTTCCTCGCCACACTGTCGGTGCGTGAAGACCTCGCAGTGCAGCGCGCGCTCGTCGAGTTATGCACAGCCATGCAGAAGCGCTTTATCGATTCGCAGCACGGTGTGCTGATGGAAAAACCGCTGGGTGCTGTGGATAACTGGTTTGAACCGGGGCATCAGTTCGAGTGGTATTTCCTGCTGGAGTCTTCACCGTTGTTGCGCGGCTCCAAACTGCACGCCTCCCTGGAACGCGCCTTTGCGTACACAGAGCAGTTGGGTGTCGATCAATCGAGTGGGGCGGTGCGGGCAATGCTCACGCTCGATGGGCAATCGAAGGATGGCACCCAACGCATCTGGGCCCAGGCTGAATACCTGCGTGCGCTGACCTTGCGTCCACACAGCAAGGCATCGGTATTGCGCCAATTGCAGGCACTGCAACAGCGCTCCCTGCATTCGGAGGGCTGGTATGAGTGTCGCAATGAAAACGGTGAAGTGAGCCGCCAGGACATGCCTTCGACCACGCCTTATCACTTGGCGACCTGCTATCGCGGATTGGCCGATTATCTCGGCTAA
- a CDS encoding TetR family transcriptional regulator — MLPRAEQKQQTRNALMDAARHLMECGRGFGSLSLREVAKTAGIVPTGFYRHFSDMDELGLVLVSEVGQTFRETIRLVRHNEFVMGGIIDASVRIFLDVVSANRSQFLFLAREQYGGSLPVRLAIGRLREDISSDLAADLSLMPKLQHLDIAGLSVMADLIVKSVFATLPDIIDPPAEALPEHLTPQAKITQQLRFIFIGLKHWQGLGSTE; from the coding sequence ATGCTGCCCCGCGCCGAACAGAAACAACAAACCCGCAACGCCCTGATGGACGCTGCCCGCCATTTGATGGAATGCGGCCGAGGATTCGGCAGCCTGAGCCTGCGCGAAGTGGCGAAAACCGCCGGCATCGTTCCCACCGGTTTCTACCGGCATTTTTCCGATATGGATGAACTGGGCCTGGTACTGGTGAGCGAAGTCGGTCAGACCTTCCGCGAAACCATCCGCCTGGTGCGCCACAACGAATTCGTGATGGGCGGCATCATCGATGCCTCGGTGCGGATCTTTCTCGACGTGGTGTCGGCCAATCGTTCGCAATTCCTGTTTCTCGCCCGCGAGCAGTACGGCGGTTCGCTGCCGGTGCGCCTGGCCATCGGACGGTTGCGCGAAGACATCAGCTCGGACCTGGCGGCCGACTTGTCATTGATGCCAAAGCTGCAACACCTGGACATCGCCGGCCTGAGTGTCATGGCCGACCTGATTGTTAAAAGCGTGTTCGCAACCTTGCCCGACATCATTGATCCACCGGCAGAAGCATTGCCCGAGCATCTGACGCCGCAGGCAAAAATCACTCAGCAGTTGCGGTTTATCTTTATCGGGCTGAAGCATTGGCAGGGACTCGGCAGTACCGAATAA
- a CDS encoding ABC transporter ATP-binding protein codes for MSQPILELKDLDVFYGPIQALKKVSLHINEGETVSLIGSNGAGKSTLLMSIFGQPRAADGQIIYQGVDITHKSSHYIASHGIAQSPEGRRVFPDMTVEENLLMGTIPIGDKYAKEDMQRMFELFPRLEERRTQRAMTMSGGEQQMLAIARALMSRPKLLLLDEPSLGLAPIVVKQIFATLRELAKTGMTIFLVEQNANHALKLSDRAYVMVNGEIRITGTGKELLVNEEVRNAYLGGH; via the coding sequence ATGAGTCAACCTATCCTCGAACTGAAGGATCTGGACGTGTTTTACGGGCCAATCCAGGCCCTGAAAAAAGTCTCGCTGCACATCAACGAAGGGGAAACCGTCAGTCTGATCGGCTCCAACGGTGCCGGGAAGTCGACCCTGCTGATGTCGATCTTCGGCCAACCGCGGGCGGCTGACGGGCAGATCATCTATCAAGGGGTGGACATCACCCACAAGTCGTCGCACTACATCGCGTCCCACGGTATCGCGCAATCGCCGGAAGGACGGCGGGTGTTCCCCGACATGACTGTCGAGGAAAACCTGCTGATGGGCACCATCCCGATCGGTGACAAGTACGCCAAGGAAGACATGCAACGCATGTTCGAGCTGTTTCCGCGGCTCGAAGAGCGACGCACCCAGCGCGCCATGACCATGTCCGGTGGTGAACAGCAAATGCTCGCCATCGCCCGTGCGCTGATGAGTCGGCCCAAACTGTTGTTGCTTGACGAGCCGAGCCTGGGTCTGGCACCGATCGTGGTGAAACAGATCTTTGCCACGCTGCGGGAACTGGCCAAGACCGGAATGACCATCTTCCTGGTCGAGCAGAATGCCAACCACGCGCTCAAGCTGTCGGACCGGGCGTATGTCATGGTCAACGGCGAGATCCGAATCACGGGCACCGGCAAGGAGTTGCTGGTTAACGAGGAAGTGCGTAACGCCTATCTCGGCGGCCACTGA
- the ureG gene encoding urease accessory protein UreG: protein MNTQPLRVGIGGPVGSGKTALTLALCLALRDRYNLAVVTNDIYTREDADFLVRNEALAPERIIGVETGGCPHTAIREDASINLEAVDQLNRRFPGLDLILVESGGDNLSATFSPELSDLTIYVIDVSAGDKLPRKGGPGICKSDLLVINKIDLAPLVGASLEMMDSDTQRMRNGKPFVFSNQKTGLGLEEIIAFIERQGLLTAA from the coding sequence ATGAACACACAACCTCTGCGCGTCGGCATCGGCGGCCCGGTCGGTTCCGGCAAAACCGCTTTGACGCTGGCCCTGTGCCTGGCGCTGCGCGACCGCTACAACCTGGCCGTCGTGACCAATGACATCTACACCCGCGAAGACGCTGACTTTCTGGTGCGCAACGAAGCCCTGGCGCCGGAGCGGATCATCGGCGTGGAAACCGGCGGCTGCCCGCACACGGCGATCCGCGAAGACGCCTCGATCAACCTCGAAGCCGTGGATCAACTTAACCGCCGCTTTCCCGGGCTGGACCTGATTCTGGTGGAGTCCGGTGGCGACAATCTGTCGGCCACGTTCAGCCCGGAACTGTCGGACCTGACGATCTACGTGATCGACGTCTCGGCCGGCGACAAGCTGCCGCGCAAGGGTGGGCCGGGGATCTGTAAATCCGACCTGCTGGTGATCAACAAGATCGACCTCGCCCCCTTGGTGGGCGCGTCGCTGGAGATGATGGACAGCGACACCCAGCGCATGCGCAACGGCAAACCGTTTGTCTTCAGCAACCAGAAAACCGGGCTGGGCCTGGAAGAAATCATCGCGTTCATCGAACGCCAGGGCCTGCTGACCGCAGCCTGA
- a CDS encoding DMT family transporter — protein MAWVFLLIAAGFEVTFAMGMKYAEGFTRPWPSLITVVAAVGGIYFLTLAMRELPVSIAYPIWTAIGSLGTVFLGFALLGESLTVVKLVSVGLIVAGVAGLK, from the coding sequence ATGGCCTGGGTGTTTTTGCTGATCGCCGCCGGGTTTGAAGTCACCTTCGCCATGGGCATGAAGTACGCCGAAGGTTTCACCCGGCCCTGGCCTTCGCTGATCACGGTCGTGGCGGCGGTAGGCGGGATCTACTTCCTGACCCTGGCAATGCGTGAGTTGCCAGTGAGCATCGCTTACCCGATCTGGACCGCCATCGGTTCGCTGGGCACCGTGTTTCTAGGGTTTGCGTTGCTCGGCGAAAGCCTGACGGTGGTCAAACTGGTGTCGGTGGGGCTGATCGTGGCGGGGGTGGCAGGGCTGAAGTAG
- the ureE gene encoding urease accessory protein UreE: MLVIHRRIDPQPVWAAELHLTFEARSKSRLRCFSAEGEDVGLFLERGQSPLYDGECLQAEDGRIVRVCAHPEHLLHVTCANAFELTRAAYHLGNRHVALQVGDGWLRLLDDYVLKAMLEQLDARVENIEAPFQPEHGAYGGGHHHSRHGDEDFNYPPKLHQFGVRL; encoded by the coding sequence ATGCTGGTGATTCACCGCAGAATCGACCCTCAACCCGTCTGGGCCGCTGAATTGCACCTGACCTTCGAAGCCCGGAGCAAAAGCCGCTTGCGCTGTTTCAGTGCCGAGGGTGAAGACGTCGGGTTGTTTTTGGAGCGCGGTCAGTCGCCGCTGTATGACGGCGAATGCCTACAGGCTGAAGACGGTCGCATCGTCCGCGTCTGTGCCCACCCCGAACACCTGCTGCACGTCACCTGCGCCAACGCTTTCGAGCTGACCCGCGCGGCTTATCACCTCGGCAATCGCCACGTCGCCCTGCAAGTCGGCGATGGCTGGTTGCGTCTGCTCGATGACTACGTGCTCAAGGCGATGCTCGAGCAACTTGATGCCAGGGTCGAAAACATCGAGGCGCCGTTCCAGCCGGAGCACGGCGCCTATGGCGGTGGCCATCACCATTCGCGGCATGGCGACGAGGATTTCAACTACCCGCCGAAACTGCACCAGTTCGGCGTACGCCTATGA
- a CDS encoding AsmA family protein: protein MTRTPKIFAWTFASLVVLLAILVLIIVFFDWNRIKPTINSKVSEELHRPFAINGNLAVVWQRELDEGGWRAWVPWPHVVAEDLSLGNPEWSKQPQMVTLKRVELRLSPLALLAQRVAIPRIDLTEPNADLQRLADGRANWTFKFDPEDPNAEPSNWVVDIGAIGFDKGHVTLDDQSLKTQLDLIVDPLGKPIPFGEIVGDKAAKTALEKGAAPQDYAFALKVKGQYHGQKLAGDGKVGGLLALQDSARPFPLQAQVKIADTSVELAGTLTDPLNLGALDLRLKLAGSSLGNLYPLTGVTLPDTPPYATDGHLIAKLHEAGGAVFRYEAFNGKIGESDIHGSLAYVASEPLPKLSGSLLSNQLLFADLAPLIGADSNAKQKARGGESKQPADKVLPVEEFKTERWRDMDADVEFTGKRIVHSEKLPFNDLYTHLVLTDGVLSLEPLRFGVAGGKLDAQIRLNGRTEPLEGNAKLTARGFKLKQLFPTFEPMKTSFGELNGDADINGRGNSVAKLLGSANGNLKMLINDGAISRELMELAGLNVGNYVVGKIFGDKEVKINCAAADFDIKTGLATTRLFVFDTENAIIYIDGTANMATEQLDLTVTPESKGWRLISLRSPLYVRGKFIKPDAGVKAVPLMLRGAGMVALGVIAAPAAGLLALVAPSGGEPNQCAPLLQQMKAGKAPVTVKPTK, encoded by the coding sequence ATGACGCGCACCCCCAAGATTTTTGCCTGGACCTTTGCCAGCCTGGTTGTGTTGCTGGCGATACTGGTTCTGATCATCGTGTTCTTCGATTGGAACCGGATCAAACCGACCATCAACTCCAAAGTCTCCGAAGAACTGCATCGACCGTTTGCCATCAATGGCAACCTGGCGGTGGTCTGGCAGCGCGAGCTCGACGAAGGTGGTTGGCGGGCGTGGGTGCCGTGGCCGCATGTGGTGGCAGAGGACCTGAGCCTCGGCAACCCTGAGTGGTCGAAGCAGCCGCAGATGGTCACGCTCAAACGCGTCGAACTGCGCCTGTCGCCGCTGGCATTGCTGGCTCAACGCGTGGCGATCCCGCGCATTGACTTGACCGAACCGAACGCAGACCTCCAGCGTCTGGCCGATGGCCGCGCGAACTGGACGTTCAAGTTCGACCCGGAAGACCCGAACGCCGAGCCTTCAAATTGGGTGGTCGACATCGGCGCAATCGGCTTCGACAAAGGCCACGTCACCCTTGACGACCAGAGCCTGAAAACGCAGCTCGACCTGATCGTCGACCCACTGGGCAAACCGATTCCGTTCGGCGAAATCGTCGGCGACAAAGCGGCGAAAACCGCGCTGGAGAAGGGTGCGGCACCCCAGGATTACGCGTTTGCGCTGAAGGTCAAAGGCCAATATCACGGACAGAAACTCGCTGGAGACGGCAAGGTCGGCGGTTTGCTGGCGTTGCAGGATTCGGCCCGACCGTTCCCGCTCCAGGCCCAGGTCAAGATCGCTGACACCAGCGTCGAACTCGCGGGCACGCTGACCGATCCACTCAATCTCGGCGCATTGGACCTGCGACTGAAACTGGCCGGCAGCAGTCTGGGCAACCTCTATCCGCTGACTGGCGTGACTCTGCCGGATACGCCGCCCTACGCCACCGACGGCCACTTGATCGCCAAGTTGCACGAGGCCGGCGGCGCGGTGTTCCGTTATGAAGCGTTCAACGGCAAGATCGGCGAGAGCGACATTCATGGCAGCCTGGCCTACGTCGCCAGCGAGCCACTGCCGAAACTCAGCGGTTCACTGCTCTCCAATCAGCTGTTGTTTGCTGACCTTGCACCCTTGATTGGCGCCGACTCCAACGCCAAACAAAAGGCCCGTGGCGGTGAAAGCAAGCAACCGGCGGACAAAGTGCTACCGGTCGAAGAGTTCAAGACCGAGCGCTGGCGTGACATGGACGCCGATGTCGAATTCACCGGTAAACGCATCGTCCACAGTGAAAAACTGCCGTTCAATGACCTTTATACCCACTTGGTGCTGACCGACGGCGTGCTCAGCCTCGAGCCCCTGCGCTTCGGTGTGGCCGGCGGCAAGCTGGATGCGCAGATTCGCCTCAACGGACGTACCGAGCCGTTGGAAGGCAATGCCAAGCTGACCGCGCGCGGGTTCAAGCTCAAGCAGCTATTCCCCACCTTCGAGCCGATGAAGACCAGTTTCGGCGAGCTCAATGGCGATGCCGACATCAATGGTCGTGGCAACTCGGTGGCAAAACTGCTGGGTTCGGCCAACGGCAATCTGAAAATGCTGATCAACGACGGGGCGATCAGTCGCGAGCTGATGGAGCTGGCCGGACTCAACGTCGGCAACTATGTGGTAGGCAAGATCTTTGGTGACAAGGAAGTGAAGATCAATTGCGCGGCGGCCGACTTCGACATCAAGACGGGCCTGGCCACCACGCGGCTGTTCGTCTTCGACACCGAGAACGCAATCATCTACATCGACGGCACGGCGAACATGGCCACTGAGCAACTGGACCTGACGGTGACGCCGGAATCCAAGGGCTGGCGTTTGATTTCGCTGCGTTCGCCGCTGTATGTACGGGGCAAGTTCATCAAACCCGATGCCGGTGTGAAAGCGGTGCCGCTGATGTTGCGGGGCGCGGGGATGGTGGCGCTGGGTGTGATCGCGGCGCCGGCGGCGGGGTTGTTGGCACTGGTGGCGCCGAGTGGTGGCGAGCCGAATCAGTGTGCGCCGTTGTTGCAGCAGATGAAGGCGGGGAAGGCGCCGGTGACCGTTAAACCCACCAAGTAA
- a CDS encoding HupE/UreJ family protein codes for MSLKRILGAMALLLTPAIAFAHPGHGDNGLIAGISHPIGGLDHLLAMVAVGLWAAQQKGAARWALPCTFVGTLLIGGLLGFEGLNLPALESGIAASVLALGLAVALAVRPPLGMAVGATALFALFHGVAHGLELPEMSSPWAYAAGFVVATAALHAAGYAVVRVLPQAAAPLVRLAGAVSAAAGVWLLAG; via the coding sequence ATGTCTCTTAAACGCATTCTCGGCGCCATGGCCCTGCTGCTGACCCCGGCCATCGCCTTTGCCCACCCCGGGCACGGCGACAATGGTTTGATCGCCGGTATCAGCCATCCGATCGGCGGCCTCGATCACTTGCTGGCGATGGTTGCGGTCGGGTTGTGGGCGGCGCAGCAGAAAGGCGCCGCACGCTGGGCGCTGCCGTGCACGTTTGTCGGCACCCTGTTGATCGGCGGACTGCTGGGTTTTGAAGGGCTCAACCTGCCGGCGCTGGAAAGCGGGATCGCCGCATCGGTGCTGGCGCTGGGCCTGGCGGTGGCACTGGCGGTGCGTCCGCCATTGGGCATGGCGGTGGGTGCGACGGCGCTGTTTGCGCTGTTCCATGGCGTGGCGCATGGGCTGGAATTGCCGGAAATGTCGAGCCCGTGGGCGTATGCCGCAGGGTTTGTAGTGGCGACGGCAGCCTTGCACGCGGCGGGTTATGCGGTGGTTCGTGTGTTGCCGCAGGCGGCGGCGCCGTTGGTTCGGCTGGCGGGCGCGGTTTCGGCGGCGGCTGGAGTGTGGTTGTTGGCGGGTTGA
- a CDS encoding urease accessory protein UreF, whose product MNPAWALLRLASPQLPIGGYSYSQGLEMAVDNGRVKNSDSARRWISDQLLLNLARFEAPLLLAHCVAAAEEDWGELLQRCEEHRASRETRELHQESRQMGYSLQQLLNGLPELDTLARAFLDQRPEPHLALGWALAARAWRISPQDALAAWLWSWLENQLAVLMKTLPMGQQAAQRLTSELLPLLQQAQQNATRINPEHYGSAAFGLSLACMAHERQYSRLFRS is encoded by the coding sequence ATGAACCCGGCCTGGGCGCTGCTGCGCCTGGCCAGTCCGCAATTGCCGATTGGCGGCTACAGCTATTCCCAAGGCCTGGAAATGGCGGTGGATAACGGTCGGGTGAAAAATTCCGACAGCGCCCGACGCTGGATCAGCGATCAGTTGCTGCTGAACCTCGCGCGTTTCGAAGCGCCGCTGCTACTCGCCCATTGCGTGGCCGCCGCCGAAGAAGACTGGGGCGAATTGCTGCAACGCTGCGAGGAACACCGCGCCAGCCGGGAAACCCGCGAGTTGCATCAGGAAAGCCGGCAGATGGGTTATTCCTTGCAGCAACTGCTCAACGGCTTGCCGGAACTCGATACCCTGGCCCGCGCCTTTCTCGATCAGCGTCCCGAACCACACCTGGCCCTCGGCTGGGCACTGGCCGCGCGCGCCTGGCGCATCAGTCCGCAGGACGCGCTGGCGGCCTGGCTGTGGAGCTGGCTGGAAAACCAGCTGGCAGTGCTGATGAAGACCCTGCCGATGGGGCAGCAAGCCGCGCAACGCCTGACCAGCGAATTGCTGCCGCTATTGCAGCAAGCCCAGCAGAACGCCACCCGAATCAACCCCGAACACTACGGCAGCGCCGCTTTCGGCCTGTCCCTGGCGTGCATGGCCCATGAGCGCCAGTACAGCCGTCTGTTCCGTTCCTAG